A genomic segment from Glycine max cultivar Williams 82 chromosome 1, Glycine_max_v4.0, whole genome shotgun sequence encodes:
- the PHR1 gene encoding myb family transcription factor PHL11, giving the protein MEGGGREGYNGVIMTMTRDPKPRLRWTADLHDRFVDAVTKLGGPDKATPKSVLRLMGLKGLTLYHLKSHLQKYRLGQQAQKQNEEVHKENSRCSYVNFSNRSLAPNTSYRGDDEGGEIPIAEALRCQIEVQKRLEEQLKVQKKLQMRIEAQGKYLQSVLEKAQRSLSLDGPGSLEASRAELTEFNSALSNFMENMNKDSKQNIIEVNNFYSKSHGSAFYNQEVGREQNRDQKPKVEGGSIQFDLNIKGSNDLVSAGGAEMDANMVSSYRV; this is encoded by the exons ATGGAGGGTGGTGGAAGAGAAGGTTATAATGGAGTCATCATGACGATGACACGAGACCCGAAGCCGAGGCTACGGTGGACGGCAGATCTCCATGACCGGTTTGTGGATGCAGTCACAAAGCTTGGTGGCCCCGATA AGGCGACTCCCAAGTCTGTTCTGAGGTTAATGGGCTTGAAAGGGCTGACACTATATCATTTGAAGAGCCATTTACAG AAGTATAGACTTGGACAGCAGgctcaaaaacaaaatgaggAAGTGCACAAAGAGAATAGTA GATGTTCGTATGTAAATTTTAGTAATCGTTCTTTGGCACCAAACACCAGTTACAGAGGTGATGATGAAGGGGG AGAAATCCCAATAGCAGAAGCATTGAGGTGTCAGATTGAAGTTCAAAAGCGATTGGAAGAGCAGCTAAAg GTACAGAAGAAATTGCAGATGAGAATAGAGGCACAAGGGAAGTATTTGCAATCGGTGTTAGAGAAAGCCCAGAGGAGCCTTTCCCTGGATGGACCAGGCAGTCTTGAAGCATCAAGAGCTGAGTTGACTGAATTCAACTCTGCTTTGTCAAATTTCATGGAAAATATGAATAAAGATAGCAAACAAAACATAATAGAAGtgaataatttttatagtaAGAGCCATGGCTCAGCTTTCTATAATCAGGAAGTAGGAAGAGAACAAAATAGGGACCAAAAGCCAAAGGTTGAAGGGGGTTCTATACAGTTTGACTTAAACATCAAAGGTAGCAATGACCTTGTATCTGCAGGTGGGGCTGAAATGGATGCCAATATGGTTTCATCATATAGGGTATAA